The nucleotide window CGGACCCGTTGCAAGCGTTCCAAACGTTCCGGTGTCAGGTGGTTGAGTACTACCAGTTTTGGTATGTTCATTCCTCCTCCGTGTTCCTTTGCTTTTATTATACCGTAAATATCGCGACCGGCAGCTTGTCGTATCAAAAAAACAACCGCAGCAAGCTACGGTTGTTCGTATTCGGTGGTTTCATCGAGCAGCGCTTCGAGCGCGCCGATCTGATTACGCGGCAAGACGAAGACCAGTCGATCGTGAGCCTCGATTTCCGTTTCGCCGCGCGGCACCACCGTCACGCCTTGGCGATCGATGGAGGTGACTAACGCGTGCGGCGGCAGCGCGATGTCGCGCAAAGCCGTGCCGGCGAGCGGGCTGTGTTCGGAAAGAACGGCGGTCGCCTGCATCATCGTCGTATCGAAATCGGGCCGCGGTTTTTCTTTACGTAAAATATTTTGCAACAGATATTCATAAATCGGCGGTGTACCGAGCGCGTTCGCCGTGTAATACGCCAAGAGACAGCAAATGGCGAGCGGTAAAAAGTAGGAGATGCGCTGCGTCATTTCAAATAAAAGCAACAGAGACGTGAGCGGACTGCGCACAACCGCCGTCAGATAGCCGGCCATCGCCAGCACGATGAAGAGCACGACGTATTCCGGCGCGACCATTTGTCCGAACAGACAGCCGAGAATCGCGCCTTGAATTAAAATCGGCAGGAAGATGCCGCCCGGTACGCCGGAGGCAAACGAAATCAAGGAAAAAACGGTTTTAACCACGAAGAGAAGCAATAACCACCAAAGCGCATGCGGCGCACTTAACAGTTCGCCCAAGATCGGATGTCCGCCGCCCAAGACAATCGGGAAGAAGAGCATCAGCGCGAACGAGCAGAGAATCGCCGGCAGCGGTCGCAATAAAATATATAAATTTAATTTGCCGTACACATAGTAGCAGCCGCGCAGACCCCAAAAATATACGGTGCCCATGCAACCTGAAACAATGCCGAGCAGAACGACCCACGGGTACATGCTGACCGGCATTTTTCCGATCTCGGGAAAATGGAAGATCGGCGTCAGACCGAATACGTATTGACTGACGACATCCGCCGTTACGGCGGCGGCAAAGCAGCTGATGATCAAGCGCTTCGTGATCGTTTTATGAATTTCTTCCAGTGAAAACAGCACGCCGGATACCGGCGCGCTGAATGCGACCGAAAGGCCGGCCGCCGCGCCGCATGACATCAAATTTTGCGCCCGAATATAGTTATGTTTCAACCCCCGGGCGACGAGTTTACCGCACATCGCTCCGAGCTGAATGGACGGGCCTTCGCGTCCGAGCGATAAGCCGCAAAGAGCGGCGATGGTTCCGCCCAAGTATTTATGCAGCAAGACCGAAAGCGGAGAAGTCTGAATCCGACCGGTGATTTCCGCGGTCACCTGCGGGATACCGCTGCCGCCCGCATACGGTTCGCGACGAACGATCGCGCCCAGCGCAATGGCGCCGATGCAAAAAGAGATCAGGATCAGCGGTAATCGGGACCAGTCCAAGGCGGCCAGTTGCGCCAAGTAACTGACGCTGTCTTCGCACCAGCTGATCAGCAAACGATAAATGACACCTGCACCGCCCGCCAGCAAACCGACCAAAATACCCTCCAAGAGCAAGGTGGAATCGGTTCGCAAAGAGCGACTACGCAGCGTTTCGATTTTTAAAAATGACATATCCGATCCTTTCATTTAGTAAGTATATTTATAATGCGCTTTTACATAATGTTACGTCAAGTGTCACCACCGAATTAAATTTTTTAACAAATAATTTTGACTGTACATTCGCGAACATATTCTCTATAATAGAATTAATCGATAGATACTTGGAGGAGGGAAAGAAATGCGTAAACTAGCTATTTTAACAGCGTGTGCATGCTTGGTAGCGGGCGCCGCGATGGCAGCGCCGGTGACGTATATTCCGGAAGGCGGCACGAATGTAGGTTACGGTTACAACGGAGCGCAGGATGGTTCGCATGCGGTCTACGTGGAACACGGTATCGCCGATAAAGTCGTGATTGGCGCGGAATATCGCGACCTCGTCAACATGGGCAATGAATTTGATGTGTACGGTAAATATCGTTTGAACGATAACGTATATGTGACTCTCGGCAATCGCAACTACGACGTAGCCGGCAACAAACTCTACGCGGGCGTAGAAGGTATGACCTACCTGACCGAAAAGTTTGACGGCTATGCCAGCGTGAAAGTTTCGAGCGAAGAAAAAGAATACAAAGTCGGTGCTTTGTATGATCTGAACCCGAACTTCGACTTGGACGTTAACTACACGTACCAGGATCGCGACGAAGACATGAACCGTAAAGGCGTCGGCGTCGGCTTGAACTACCGCTTTTAAACACAAAAAAAGACTCGCTCGGCGAGTCTTTTTTTATTGTGCGAATATAATATGTGAAAATGTTTGGTTTCCGCTTACCGTCTGTCATTTAATGTCTGAGGGATTCCGGACCAAAGTTTCTGATCATTCGTTCGAACGGATCTTCCTGCTGCGGTTTCATATCCATGGGCAGTCCCGGATAGGTAGTTGTCTGCTCCTTGGTTACCGTTGTCGTGACGCCGGTGGTGCGTTTATGCCCGTGCATCTTGGAGATTTCAAAATAGGGCAGATCCTGCTCTTTCAGCGCGGGTAAAAGCGGTTGCTTGGCTTTCTGAGCCGGTGATTTTTTGAAGATCGAGAACACCGACATCGCGGCGTTGGTCCATTTTTCAAAGCCGGTTTCGGCTACGCCGTCAAAACCCAGTTGCACTTTGCCGGCCGGCGGCTGCACGCGAACGGAGTGACCGTGTCGGGTTTCTTGGGAGCGCTCTTCGGTGTGCGTCACCGTTTCCGTGCGCGTTTCTTTGGTCATGACCCGTTGTATGCGCGTGGCATCGTTGGCGGGAGCCTCCAGCGCGAATGCGGAGGGAGTGGCGGAGAGCAGTACGAGAGCCGCCAAGAGGGTAGTGGTAAGTTTGTTCATTGGGGAAACTCCTTTGGAATTAATTTCACACGGAGCGTTGCCGCATCCATTGCAGTAGACAGAATAATGACGCGTCACGCTCGGCTTTGTCTGTACGTTTTGACAGACGAAAATGATGAAATTTATTGTAGGGGATAGTGGGAATAATTGTCAATTGATTTTCCATTCCGATCAAGAATACAGAAAACGCGGATATGGAATATATAATCAAACAAAAAACTACAATCATTGTGGAATGCGAAATATAAAAATATTTTCTCAGTGAAATGTGAAATGTCAAGTCGTGCTTGACAAAATTAATGTTATTAAGGCGCGCGTTATGATACAATAAAGATGAATGAGAATAGAGGAGGCGGAAGAGCTTGGCGTATGCAATTGCGTTCGGGATTGCGCTCATCGTGACCTATGTCATTACCCCTGCCGTGAAGCGTTTGGCCTGTCGGGTCGGAGCGATGGATAATCCCAATGCGCGCAAGGTTCATCATGGAGCCGTACCGCGTTTGGGCGGTTTAGGAATATATATCGGATTTTTGGCATCGGTGCTGTACAGCTTGCCGTTATCGACCGAAGTGATCGGTTTACTGATGGGGTCGGCCGTGATCATTGCGGTCGGCGTATGGGATGATATTTGTCAGATTCCCGCCAAGGTAAAACTGCTCGGTCAGATTTTGGCGGCGGTTGTGTTGGTAGCGTGCGGTGTACGCGTCGATTGGGTATTGAACCCGTTCGGCGATTATATTTATTTAAGTGCGTTCATTTCCGTACCGCTCACGATTTTGTGGGTGGTGGGATTCACCAATATGGTGAACCTGATCGACGGCTTAGACGGTTTGGCGGCCGGCGTAAGCTCAATCGCCGCCGTTTCCGTAGCGTTGATCGCGTACCAAATGGGGCAATGGAACAGCGTGGCGATCACGGTCGCGATGGCGGGCGCGGCGATCGGTTTTCTGCAGTATAATTTCAACCCCGCGAAGATTTTCATGGGCGATACAGGCAGTATGTTCTTAGGCTACACGCTCGCCGCGGTATCGATCATGGGCGTGATGAAAACAGCGGCTACCGTCGCTTTGGTCGTGCCGGTCATAGCGCTGGGTTTACCGATTATGGATACGGCGCTGGCGATCGTGCGGCGCAAGCTTTCGGGCGTGCCTATTTTCGCGCCGGACCGCGGGCATTTACATCACCGTCTGCTCGATAGCGGCTTATCGCAAAAACAGGTGGTTTTATTGATGTATGCGATTACCGCGTTCCTAGGTATGATCGCTTTATTGGTGGTACATTTAAATGTCGTTTTCGGTGCCGTCGTAGTCGGTGTGGTAACGGCGGCGGGACTTTGGTGGGCACGCTACTTGGGCATGATTGCAGGCGGCAAGTGCGCGTCGGAAAAACACTGAGGAACATTTTATGACAATCAAGGTAATGACAATTTTCGGCACCCGTCCGGAAGCCATCAAGATGGCTCCGGTCGTTTCCGAGCTCGCACGGCATCCGGAATTTTCCGTTTGCGTTACCGTGACCGCGCAGCATCGCGAAATGCTTGACCAGGTGTTGCGGTTATTTGCGATTACGCCGGATTACGATTTAGATATCATGGCGCCGGGACAAACTTTATATGACGTCACCAGCCGGGCGTTGCTCGGCTTACGGACGTGTCTGCAGCAGGAACGTCCTGATGTAGTCTTGGTTCACGGCGACACGACGACAACTTTTGCCGGCGCGCTCGCCGCATTTTATGAGCAGATTCCTGTCGGCCACGTGGAAGCTGGTTTACGGACGGGCGATATTTACTCGCCGTTTCCCGAAGAAATGAACCGTCGCTTGACCGGGCGGTTGGCGCGTTACCATTTTGCGCCGACGCCGGAAACGAAAGCGAATCTGCTGCGGGAAAATGTCGCGGAAGAATCGATTTTCGTGACGGGTAACACAGTTATCGACGCGCTTTTGCAGACGGTCGGCCGTCCTTTTGATCCGAATACGCTGCCGATGAAGCTTGACCCGTCACGGCGTACGCTTTTGGTCACCACCCATCGGCGCGAAAATTTGGGTGCCCCGATGCGCGACGTATATCGCGCGTTACGGCAGATACTGGAAGATGTGCCGAACTTGGAACTGGTGTTTCCTGTTCATAAAAATCCGGCGGTGCGTGAAGTCGTTCGGGCGGAGCTTGGCGATGTGCCGCATGTGCATTTGATCGAACCGTTAGATTACGAACCGTTTGCGCAATTGATGGCGCAAAGCGATCTGATTTTAACCGATTCCGGCGGCATTCAGGAGGAAGCGCCGGGCTTAGGCAAACCGGTGCTCGTGTTGCGCGATACCACGGAGCGCCCCGAGGCGGTGGCGGCCGGTACGGTAAGCCTGGTCGGCACGGCGGAAGAAGATGTCTACCGAGAAGCGAAACGTCTTTTAACCGATGATAATTTGTACCGCCAAATGGCGAATTCCGTCAATCCGTACGGCGACGGTAAAGCCGCCGGAAGAATTATACAGGCGCTTTTGTACGCCTACGGTAAAACGGCGAAAAAACCGCCTGAATTTATAGCCAATACTAATGAATTATGATAGAATAATAACTGCATGTGCAGGTTCTTATGACCTCATGTGCACGGCAAGGAGGTCTCCGGTGAAAGAACAGGAATTTAATTGGCAGCGGGCGTTAGCCATCGCTACCGGTGCTGGTATGACACTGCTTTGCACGATTTTATTCGGCCTGTATTTAGGGTATCTTCTCGATAAATATGTCGGCACGGCTCCATTCGGTTTACTGGCCGGAGGCGTGGCGGGTGCGCTGACAGGTTTGTTGACGTTAGTTCGTGACATGATTCGCAAATGACGGACGGTCGGGAGCTTTTTCGTTGGCTGCTTGCCTGTATGCATTGGCAAGGAGCATTGATGGCCGCGGGGGCGGTCCTCGTTCTCCTGTTCGGCAAAGGGGATTGGGCCGTCGGCTGGATCGTAGGCGGCGCCTTTAATATAGCGTATTTTTCTTACCTTGCATTGATCGCGTTTAAGCGATGCGATCGCGATGATCTGGGTATGGTGAAAAGCTTAACCAATGTCGCGGCAGGGCGTTTCTTTGTGGCCATCCTCTTTTTGCTGGTGGTCTTAAAAACCAATTTAGCCCATTTTGGGGCTACGGTTTGCGGCTTACTGTCGTTGCAACTCGTGTATTTTTTTGTCACGTTTTGGGGCGACTTCAAGCATATAAAAAAATAGGGGAGTATGTCCTGGCGGAAGGGGGTGAAGCTATGCATCTACACACAGGTACACATGATGTGCAATATCTTTGGGGAATGGCCGTTAACATGGACACGATTTACATGACCTGGCTGACCGGAGCACTGGTTCTGATTTTGGTATTGTTGGCGACGCGAAGTCGTGAAATGGTACCGTCCGGTGTGCAAAACGCAGTGGAAATGATCGTTGAAGGCTTAAGTGATCAGTTCCATTCCATTCTCGGTCCCGATTATCGTAAAGCGGCATATATGTTGTTAACGCTCTTTTTCTTTATCTTTATCGGAAACGAGATCGGGTTGTTACCGACGCCGCACCTCATTACCTCGCCCACGAATGACGTCAATACGACATTGGGCCTGGCGATTGCAGCATCCCTGGCGACGCACGCACTGTACGTGAAAAACAAAGGGTTAAAAGAGTATTTTGCACACTTCTTCAAACCCTTCGCTCCGTTCGTTCTTATTAACCTGATCGAAGAAATCGCAAAACCGATTACGTTGGCAATGCGTCTATTCGGTAACATTTTGGCGGGGGAAATTTTGCTGGAAGTTTTAAACTATCTGGCGCCAGTCGGTGTACCTATCTTATGGATCGGTGTTTCGTTAGTCATCGGTGTAATCCAGGCGTTTATTTTTACGATCCTCGTTACCGCATACCTGGGCGGTGCAATTGGTGAGGACGGCCATTAATTCAGCATGTACAAAACGTACATAATGGAATTTTATTTTAGGAGGAAACTATAATGGAATCTACTGCTTTGGTACTTGTTGTTTCTGCATTTTGTGCAACTTTGATTGCTTGCGTTGCCTCGGTTGCGGCGGCATCCAATGACGCGAAAGCGGCTACGACCGCAATGGAAGCCATGGCTCGTCAGCCGGAAATGGCACAACGTTTGATGGTTAACATGCTGATCGCGATCGGCTTGATCGAATCGATTCCAATTATTTCGTCGGTTATTGCGCTCGTTTTGGTATTTGCCAACCCGCTCGTTGACTTGCTCTAATTTGGCATCTAGTGTTTTGAGGAGGGAATTTCATTGGTCGAATTTAACTTTACTTTGATTATCCAAATCCTCAACTTTTTCGTTCTCGTTGCCATCATAGGAAAATTCGGTTTCGGTCCGCTGATGCGGACTCTCGATGCACGTAAAGCTCGGATTGCTGCAGATTTAAGCGGCGCGGAACAAGCCCGGAAACAGGCGGAAGCACTGCATGCGGAATACCAGGCACAACTGGAATCGGCGCGCGCGCAAGCGCAGGAAATCGTTAATAAAGCCGTTGCAGAAGCGGAACAACAAGCCCAAGCGCAACTGGATACGGTACGCACTCAAATCGAACAGGAAAAAACGCTCGCTACCCGTCAATTGGCGGAAGAACGCGAGGAACTTGTAAAGAATTTGCGTGCCGAGGTGGTAGAGCTCGCTACAGCGATCGCTGAGCGGCTGATTGCCAAAAATCTTGATGCGGATATGAATCGTAAGCTGATTAATGACTGCATCGAAAAGTTGGCCACAAAGCAAGTGGGTCGGTAAGATGAAAAATAACCGAGCACTTGCCAAAAAATATGCGGCGGCACTCTTGGCCTTAGCCAAGGAAACCGGCACATTGGAAGAAGTTGAGCAGGAACTCGCACAAATCGGCGAGATTGTGCAGCAAAATCCGGAATTGACGGGCTTTTTGCGCAATCAGTTGATCTCCCGCGAGGCAAAAAAAGAAGTCGTAGAACGGATTTTCACGCAACATCTGAATCCGATGGTCATGCGATTTCTGGGTGTTGTCATTGACCGCGGCCGAATTGCGCTCCTGCCGGATATTATTGATGTCTATCTGGAGTTGTCGCATGTCGAACGCAACATTGCCGAAGCGCAGGTGCGTTTGGCGGTGGACTTGACTGACGAAGAAGAAACCCGTTTGATTCGCGAGTTGACCGAATTGACCGGAAAAGAAATTTATCTGGAAAAAACGATCGATCCGTCGATTTTGGGCGGCATGATCGTGACGATCGGCGACCGGCGCATTGACGGGTCCTTAAAACGACAGTTACACGAAATGAAGACGACCCTACTATCGGAAAAACATGGGATTGAGGTGACTAACGCAATATGAAAATTAAACCGGATGAAATAACATCGGTGATTAAACAGCAAATCGAAAATTACACAGCAGACCTCAATGTCGATGAAGTAGGCTCGGTATTGGAAGTGGGCGACGGTATCGCACATATCTATGGGATTGACAAGTGTATGGCCGGTGAGCTGCTCGAGTTGCCGAACGGCGTATACGGGATGGCGCTCAACTTGGAAGAGTCGAACGTCGGCGCCGTATTGTTGGGCAACTACGAAATGATTAAAGAAGGCGACACGGTCAAACGAACCGGTCGTGTTATGCAGGTGCCGGTAGGCGAAGCGATGATCGGTCGCGTTGTCAACGCGCTCGGCCAACCGTTGGACGGCAAAGGGGATATTCCCGCTGCTGACCACCGTCGTGTGGAATTTCCTGCGCCGGGTATTGCTGATCGGCAGTCGGTTAATGAACCGTTACAGACCGGTATTAAATCCATCGACTCGATGGTTCCGATCGGACGCGGTCAGCGTGAGCTGATTATCGGCGACCGCAGTACCGGTAAAACCGCGGTAGCGATTGATACCATCCTGAACCAAAAAGGACAGGATGTTATTTGTATTTACGTTTCCATCGGTCAGAAAAACTCGACGGTTGCTCGTCTTGTCGACAAACTGACGGAAGCGGGCGCGATGGATTACACGATCGTCGTGCACGCCGGCGCATCGGAAGGTTCGCCGATGCAGTACATTGCTCCGTACGCGGGTGTTGCCATGGCGGAACACTTTATGTACCAGGGCAAAGCCGTACTGTGCGTATATGACGACTTGTCCAAACACGCGGTAGCGTACCGTGCGATGTCGCTCTTGCTGCGTCGTCCGCCGGGACGTGAAGCGTATCCGGGCGACGTATTCTACTTACACTCCCGTCTCTTGGAACGCGCGGCGAAACTTTCCGATGATATGGGCGGCGGTTCGATTACCGCGTTGCCGATCATTGAAACGCTCGCAGGCGACGTCGGTGCATACATTCCGACTAACGTCATTTCCATTACCGACGGTCAGATTTTCCTGGAAACGGAACTTTTCTACTCGGGCGTTCGTCCGGCGGTCAACGTCGGCCTTTCGGTATCCCGTGTCGGCGGTTCCGCGCAGATTAAGGCGATGAAACAGGTCGCCGGCACCTTGCGTTTGGATTTGGCACAGTTCCGCGAACTCGCTGCTTTCGCGCAGTTCGGTTCGGACTTGGATGCCGCTACCAAAGCGCAGATTGATCGCGGTCAGCGCATGACGGAAGTCCTCAAACAGCCGCAGTACACACCGTACCCGGTCGAAGAACAGGTCATGGTGATCTTCGCCGCGGTTAAGGGTTTCCTGGATGATCTCGAAGTGGATGAAGTCGTTCCGTTCGAACACGGTCTGGTTAACTACCTGCGTACCACGTATGCGGATATCGGCCGTGACATCGTCGCGAAGAAAAAACTGGAAGAATCCAACGAAGAAGCTCTGAAACAAGCCATTGCAGAGTATAAAGAACGGTTCAAGGCGGCGCGGAACAGTAATACGGTTGCGGGGTGATTGAATGGCCAGCACACGCGAAATCAAACGTAGGATTCGTAGCGTAACCAACATTCAGCAGATCACCAAAGCCATGAAGATGGTTGCCGCCGCCCGCTTGCGTCGTGCCGAAGAAAAGGCGTTAGGGACCCGTCCGTACGCGGATAAAATTCGGGAATTGCTGCAGCATATTGTAGCCAATACCGAAGAAGGCTTGGAAAGTCCGCTTTTGGAAGAACGTGAGGTCCAACGTACCGCTTACCTTGTAATCGGTGCGGATAAAGGCCTGGCCGGTGGTTACACCTCGAACCTGATGAAAGAATTTACCGGTATTGTGCATGACAAGGCTGCGGAAACGTATGAGATCGTTACCGTAGGTCGCCGCCCGAAAACATACCTGGCACATCGCGGATATGAACTGCGCGATATGTATGAAGGTTTCTCGGACCGTCCGACGTACAATCATGCACGCGAATTGGCGCATAGTATGGCGCAACGTTTTATTGACGGCGAAGTCGATGAAGTGATTGTCGTCTACACGCATTTCTACTCCGCATTGCGTCAAAAACCGATGGCACAAACGGTACTTCCGATTGCCCGTCCGGAAGTGGACGAAAATTTACCGGCAGACGAGTTTGATTACGAATTCTTGCCGGGAGCAAAAGAAGTGTTTTCCGTACTGTTGCCGCAATATTTGGAAGTAATCATCTACAATGCGCTTCTGCAAGCCGCAGCCAGTGAATTGGGCGCGCGGATGGCAGCGATGACGAGCGCGACGGACAACGCGTCCGATCTCATCGATGATTTGACATTGCACTACAACAAGGCGCGGCAAGCGGCGATTACCAATGAAATTACGGAAATCGTCGGTGGCGCGAATGCACTCGAATAATAGACAACGAATTAAGGAGGAGAGCCCTCTTCATGAGCAATTTACAAGAAGGAAAAGTCATCCAGGTCATTGGTGCCGTGGTCGACATTGCCTTCCGTGCTGATCAAGAGTTGCCGGCCGTTTACAACGCGATTGAAATCAAAGATGAAAACGGTCAGGTGCCCGTTGATATTGTGGCGGAAGTTATGCAACACTTGGGCGACGGCGTCGTCCGCTGCGTTGCGATGAGTTCGACTGACGGTCTGACCCGCGGCACGAAAGCGGTGGACACAGGTGCACCGATTTCGGTACCGGTAGGCCAGGGTGTCTTGGGACGTATTTTTAACGTCTTGGGTCGCACTGTCGACAAAGTAGACGAAGAAGTACAGGCTAAAGAATATTGGCCGATTCATCGACCGGCTCCGGAATTTGAAGATCAGTCCCCGTCGACCGATATTTTGGAAACCGGCATTAAAGTCGTCGACTTGATCGCGCCGTACGTAAAAGGCGGTAAGATCGGTTTGTTCGGCGGCGCAGGCGTCGGCAAGACGGTATTGATCATGGAATTGATCCACAACGTTGCGACCGAACACGGCGGCTACTCGATTTTCTCGGGCGTCGGCGAACGTACACGTGAAGGCAACGACTTGTGGAACGAAATGAAAGAATCCGGTGTTATCAGCAAGGCCGCACTCGTTTACGGCCAGATGAACGAACCGCCGGGAGCACGTATGCGTGTCGGTTTAACCGGTTTGACAATGGCGGAGTATTTCCGTGATAAAGAACACCAGGACGTACTCTTATTCATTGATAATATTTTCCGCTTCGTTCAGGCCGGTTCCGAAGTATCCGCACTCTTGGGCCGTA belongs to Negativicoccus succinicivorans and includes:
- a CDS encoding ClC family H(+)/Cl(-) exchange transporter, encoding MSFLKIETLRSRSLRTDSTLLLEGILVGLLAGGAGVIYRLLISWCEDSVSYLAQLAALDWSRLPLILISFCIGAIALGAIVRREPYAGGSGIPQVTAEITGRIQTSPLSVLLHKYLGGTIAALCGLSLGREGPSIQLGAMCGKLVARGLKHNYIRAQNLMSCGAAAGLSVAFSAPVSGVLFSLEEIHKTITKRLIISCFAAAVTADVVSQYVFGLTPIFHFPEIGKMPVSMYPWVVLLGIVSGCMGTVYFWGLRGCYYVYGKLNLYILLRPLPAILCSFALMLFFPIVLGGGHPILGELLSAPHALWWLLLLFVVKTVFSLISFASGVPGGIFLPILIQGAILGCLFGQMVAPEYVVLFIVLAMAGYLTAVVRSPLTSLLLLFEMTQRISYFLPLAICCLLAYYTANALGTPPIYEYLLQNILRKEKPRPDFDTTMMQATAVLSEHSPLAGTALRDIALPPHALVTSIDRQGVTVVPRGETEIEAHDRLVFVLPRNQIGALEALLDETTEYEQP
- a CDS encoding outer membrane beta-barrel protein; translation: MRKLAILTACACLVAGAAMAAPVTYIPEGGTNVGYGYNGAQDGSHAVYVEHGIADKVVIGAEYRDLVNMGNEFDVYGKYRLNDNVYVTLGNRNYDVAGNKLYAGVEGMTYLTEKFDGYASVKVSSEEKEYKVGALYDLNPNFDLDVNYTYQDRDEDMNRKGVGVGLNYRF
- a CDS encoding glycosyltransferase family 4 protein — encoded protein: MAYAIAFGIALIVTYVITPAVKRLACRVGAMDNPNARKVHHGAVPRLGGLGIYIGFLASVLYSLPLSTEVIGLLMGSAVIIAVGVWDDICQIPAKVKLLGQILAAVVLVACGVRVDWVLNPFGDYIYLSAFISVPLTILWVVGFTNMVNLIDGLDGLAAGVSSIAAVSVALIAYQMGQWNSVAITVAMAGAAIGFLQYNFNPAKIFMGDTGSMFLGYTLAAVSIMGVMKTAATVALVVPVIALGLPIMDTALAIVRRKLSGVPIFAPDRGHLHHRLLDSGLSQKQVVLLMYAITAFLGMIALLVVHLNVVFGAVVVGVVTAAGLWWARYLGMIAGGKCASEKH
- the wecB gene encoding non-hydrolyzing UDP-N-acetylglucosamine 2-epimerase; this translates as MTIKVMTIFGTRPEAIKMAPVVSELARHPEFSVCVTVTAQHREMLDQVLRLFAITPDYDLDIMAPGQTLYDVTSRALLGLRTCLQQERPDVVLVHGDTTTTFAGALAAFYEQIPVGHVEAGLRTGDIYSPFPEEMNRRLTGRLARYHFAPTPETKANLLRENVAEESIFVTGNTVIDALLQTVGRPFDPNTLPMKLDPSRRTLLVTTHRRENLGAPMRDVYRALRQILEDVPNLELVFPVHKNPAVREVVRAELGDVPHVHLIEPLDYEPFAQLMAQSDLILTDSGGIQEEAPGLGKPVLVLRDTTERPEAVAAGTVSLVGTAEEDVYREAKRLLTDDNLYRQMANSVNPYGDGKAAGRIIQALLYAYGKTAKKPPEFIANTNEL
- a CDS encoding AtpZ/AtpI family protein, coding for MKEQEFNWQRALAIATGAGMTLLCTILFGLYLGYLLDKYVGTAPFGLLAGGVAGALTGLLTLVRDMIRK
- a CDS encoding ATP synthase subunit I; the encoded protein is MTDGRELFRWLLACMHWQGALMAAGAVLVLLFGKGDWAVGWIVGGAFNIAYFSYLALIAFKRCDRDDLGMVKSLTNVAAGRFFVAILFLLVVLKTNLAHFGATVCGLLSLQLVYFFVTFWGDFKHIKK
- the atpB gene encoding F0F1 ATP synthase subunit A, whose translation is MHLHTGTHDVQYLWGMAVNMDTIYMTWLTGALVLILVLLATRSREMVPSGVQNAVEMIVEGLSDQFHSILGPDYRKAAYMLLTLFFFIFIGNEIGLLPTPHLITSPTNDVNTTLGLAIAASLATHALYVKNKGLKEYFAHFFKPFAPFVLINLIEEIAKPITLAMRLFGNILAGEILLEVLNYLAPVGVPILWIGVSLVIGVIQAFIFTILVTAYLGGAIGEDGH
- the atpE gene encoding ATP synthase F0 subunit C; this encodes MESTALVLVVSAFCATLIACVASVAAASNDAKAATTAMEAMARQPEMAQRLMVNMLIAIGLIESIPIISSVIALVLVFANPLVDLL
- the atpF gene encoding F0F1 ATP synthase subunit B — protein: MVEFNFTLIIQILNFFVLVAIIGKFGFGPLMRTLDARKARIAADLSGAEQARKQAEALHAEYQAQLESARAQAQEIVNKAVAEAEQQAQAQLDTVRTQIEQEKTLATRQLAEEREELVKNLRAEVVELATAIAERLIAKNLDADMNRKLINDCIEKLATKQVGR
- a CDS encoding F0F1 ATP synthase subunit delta, which encodes MKNNRALAKKYAAALLALAKETGTLEEVEQELAQIGEIVQQNPELTGFLRNQLISREAKKEVVERIFTQHLNPMVMRFLGVVIDRGRIALLPDIIDVYLELSHVERNIAEAQVRLAVDLTDEEETRLIRELTELTGKEIYLEKTIDPSILGGMIVTIGDRRIDGSLKRQLHEMKTTLLSEKHGIEVTNAI
- the atpA gene encoding F0F1 ATP synthase subunit alpha, yielding MKIKPDEITSVIKQQIENYTADLNVDEVGSVLEVGDGIAHIYGIDKCMAGELLELPNGVYGMALNLEESNVGAVLLGNYEMIKEGDTVKRTGRVMQVPVGEAMIGRVVNALGQPLDGKGDIPAADHRRVEFPAPGIADRQSVNEPLQTGIKSIDSMVPIGRGQRELIIGDRSTGKTAVAIDTILNQKGQDVICIYVSIGQKNSTVARLVDKLTEAGAMDYTIVVHAGASEGSPMQYIAPYAGVAMAEHFMYQGKAVLCVYDDLSKHAVAYRAMSLLLRRPPGREAYPGDVFYLHSRLLERAAKLSDDMGGGSITALPIIETLAGDVGAYIPTNVISITDGQIFLETELFYSGVRPAVNVGLSVSRVGGSAQIKAMKQVAGTLRLDLAQFRELAAFAQFGSDLDAATKAQIDRGQRMTEVLKQPQYTPYPVEEQVMVIFAAVKGFLDDLEVDEVVPFEHGLVNYLRTTYADIGRDIVAKKKLEESNEEALKQAIAEYKERFKAARNSNTVAG
- the atpG gene encoding ATP synthase F1 subunit gamma; translated protein: MASTREIKRRIRSVTNIQQITKAMKMVAAARLRRAEEKALGTRPYADKIRELLQHIVANTEEGLESPLLEEREVQRTAYLVIGADKGLAGGYTSNLMKEFTGIVHDKAAETYEIVTVGRRPKTYLAHRGYELRDMYEGFSDRPTYNHARELAHSMAQRFIDGEVDEVIVVYTHFYSALRQKPMAQTVLPIARPEVDENLPADEFDYEFLPGAKEVFSVLLPQYLEVIIYNALLQAAASELGARMAAMTSATDNASDLIDDLTLHYNKARQAAITNEITEIVGGANALE
- the atpD gene encoding F0F1 ATP synthase subunit beta; the encoded protein is MSNLQEGKVIQVIGAVVDIAFRADQELPAVYNAIEIKDENGQVPVDIVAEVMQHLGDGVVRCVAMSSTDGLTRGTKAVDTGAPISVPVGQGVLGRIFNVLGRTVDKVDEEVQAKEYWPIHRPAPEFEDQSPSTDILETGIKVVDLIAPYVKGGKIGLFGGAGVGKTVLIMELIHNVATEHGGYSIFSGVGERTREGNDLWNEMKESGVISKAALVYGQMNEPPGARMRVGLTGLTMAEYFRDKEHQDVLLFIDNIFRFVQAGSEVSALLGRMPSAVGYQPTLATDIGELQERITSTKEGSITSVQAVYVPADDLTDPAPAGVFTHLDATTVLSRAISELGIYPAVDPLDSTSRILDPLIIGQEHYEVARGVQEILQRYKELQDIIAILGMEELSDEDRLIVARARKIQRFLSQPFHVAEVFTGSPGKYVALADTIRGFKEILEGRHDDLPENAFYMVGTIEEAIEKAKTLRGE